The Thermodesulfobacteriota bacterium genomic sequence GTTATCACTTGGGCCTTATCGTGCCTGAGCCTAAAGAGAAATGCCGTATACGTATCGAAAGGGAAATTACACACTGGGAAGAAGGTAAAAGCCTTATATTTGATGACTCTTTCAATCATGAGGTATGGAATGAAACAGCCGGACACAGAGCGGTTTTATTCGTAGACTTTGAGAGACCTGTAAAATTCCCATTCAACCTTCTCAATAAACTCCTGCTCAATGCTGCTGTTTTCAGCCCTTTCATAAGAGAAGCCCAGGAAAACCAGAAGCAGTGGGAAAAGAGATTCTATGGTCAAAAATCCTGAATATCAAACTAAGGTTACAAAATCCAGATTCCAATAATCAATAATTTCACTTAATCAATCCAAAATAACTGCAAGAGTGGTTTATGAAGAATACTAATAAACTTAAACAATTTATCCTTGGTGTACCCAAGGCGGAACTTCATGTTCATATTGAAGGTACCCTGGAACCCGAAATGATGTTTGAGATTGCTAAGCGGAACAATTTGTCACTGCCATTTACATCCCCTGAGCAATTGAGGAAGGCTTATGATTTTAATAACCTACAATCATTCCTTGATGTATACTATGAAGCTGCAAGGGTCCTTCAATATGAGAAAGACTTTTACGATCTAACTATGGCTTATTTGAGGAAAGCCAATTCCGAAACGGTTCGGCATACCGAAATCTTTTTTGACCCCCAGACACATACACAAAGAGGAGTACCCTTTAAAACAGTGGTTACAGGTATACGCAAGGCTTCGATCGACGCTGAAAAAGAATTCGGTATTTCTACAAAACTTATCATGTGTTTCCTTCGCGACCTCAGTGCAGAATCTGCCATGGAGATATTGACACAATCACTTATTTTCAAGGACTGGATAATAGGGGTGGGACTTGACTCTTCTGAGTTGGGTAATCCGCCCTATAAATTTGCAAAGGTCTTTGATAAGGCACGTGAGGAGGGATTTCTAGCAGTTGCTCACGCCGGTGAAGAAGGACCACCCGAATACATTTGGCAAGCTTTGGAGACACTTAAAGTCTCTCGGATTGACCATGGCGTTCGTTGCGTTGAAGACCCTGAACTGGTAGAAAAATTAAAATCAGAGCACATACCCTTGACCGTTTGCCCCATTTCGAATGTGAAGCTTGGTCTGTTTGAATCAATTAGTAAACATAACCTAAAGCAGTTGCTCGACTTAGGATTGTGTGTCACTGTAAACTCGGATGACCCGGCTTATTTCGGTGGCTACATATTTGAGAATTATGTGGCAGTTACAGAGGCGCTAAATTTGGATAGGGATGATTTATATCAGATCGCGAAAAACTCCTTTGAAGCTTCATTTTTGACTCAAGAAGAAAAACAAAAATTTATAACTGAGCTTGACAATTATATGTCTGAATATAAGTATTAGCTGAACAATCGTTTCCAATTTTCTTACTGTAATAATTGGAAAGAATCTCCTCCCCCGCTTGAGTGGGGGAGGATTAACGCGGTGGATAAGTCTTTAAATTGTAGGGACTGATTCCCATATCAGTCCGATTGATGACGCTCCCGATCAAGCCCGTTCGGGGAACGGGCGCTACATTCTTAGATGTTTCCCCGTTATCATCGCTTGAAGGCTCTGTTTTCCTACAGGTTAAAAAACACTAAAAGTCACAATAACTTCTTAAGTACTATTGCAGGCTTTCTCCCTCAACTTCAAAATCAGCTATTGGAAGCGGGGAGGCATGGTGCAAAACCATTAACCACCCGGAATCATGTCTCTCAAAGATATTGGTTGATTGAGATATATTTATTCCAACCGGGGTTCGGCTCTTATATTTAAGCTTCTGAAT encodes the following:
- a CDS encoding adenosine deaminase; translated protein: MKNTNKLKQFILGVPKAELHVHIEGTLEPEMMFEIAKRNNLSLPFTSPEQLRKAYDFNNLQSFLDVYYEAARVLQYEKDFYDLTMAYLRKANSETVRHTEIFFDPQTHTQRGVPFKTVVTGIRKASIDAEKEFGISTKLIMCFLRDLSAESAMEILTQSLIFKDWIIGVGLDSSELGNPPYKFAKVFDKAREEGFLAVAHAGEEGPPEYIWQALETLKVSRIDHGVRCVEDPELVEKLKSEHIPLTVCPISNVKLGLFESISKHNLKQLLDLGLCVTVNSDDPAYFGGYIFENYVAVTEALNLDRDDLYQIAKNSFEASFLTQEEKQKFITELDNYMSEYKY